Proteins from a single region of Oreochromis niloticus isolate F11D_XX linkage group LG7, O_niloticus_UMD_NMBU, whole genome shotgun sequence:
- the LOC100692699 gene encoding claudin-23-like, which produces MPRQSAQEWIRLSMRTPGILIFGMVMAPCGWVLDLVATVAPNWRTLSNINTFPSDQFIQQGIWDICIASTISSTSQCGQTDTQYFSNKIIQPAQGLMVASLIVTLVGLAVAIPGVRCWKDRPNWVVAGLGGLLIFCSGVLTIIPIAWYTHIPPNITTPGINTAAVTQQVGYCIILGYIGGIFEVLGGFVMFIGICRCCGGKNRGEVRVEEVTRRREPKTPRRVEVPNLSRARTAASNSSVPYSSYSGDDDVSFPRAKSPPARSVNTVNSRPFDADL; this is translated from the coding sequence ATGCCGAGGCAGTCAGCGCAGGAGTGGATTCGGCTGTCTATGCGTACTCCGGGCATCCTGATCTTCGGGATGGTCATGGCTCCCTGCGGCTGGGTGTTGGACTTGGTCGCGACCGTGGCCCCAAACTGGAGGACCCTGAGCAATATTAACACTTTTCCCAGCGATCAGTTCATTCAGCAAGGAATCTGGGATATTTGTATTGCATCTACAATAAGCTCCACTTCTCAGTGCGGCCAAACGGACACCCAGTACTTCAGTAACAAGATCATACAGCCTGCACAGGGTTTGATGGTGGCCTCTCTCATCGTGACTCTAGTCGGGTTGGCTGTTGCCATCCCGGGGGTCCGCTGCTGGAAAGACAGGCCTAACTGGGTCGTTGCCGGTCTGGGTGGACTGCTGATCTTTTGCTCAGGCGTCTTGACCATCATACCGATTGCTTGGTACACCCACATCCCCCCAAACATCACAACGCCCGGAATCAATACAGCAGCAGTAACCCAGCAAGTCGGCTACTGCATCATTCTGGGCTACATCGGCGGGATATTTGAAGTCTTGGGCGGTTTCGTTATGTTCATCGGGATCTGCCGCTGCTGCGGAGGAAAGAACCGAGGAGAGGTCCGGGTTGAAGAGGTCACGCGTCGCAGAGAACCAAAGACACCCAGGCGCGTTGAAGTGCCGAATCTCAGTCGGGCCAGGACCGCTGCCAGCAACAGTAGCGTCCCGTACTCCAGTTACTCAGGTGATGACGATGTGTCCTTCCCACGGGCCAAGAGCCCCCCTGCCCGCTCAGTGAACACCGTCAACAGCAGACCCTTTGATGCCGACCTGTGA